One window of Trifolium pratense cultivar HEN17-A07 linkage group LG5, ARS_RC_1.1, whole genome shotgun sequence genomic DNA carries:
- the LOC123887029 gene encoding probable transcription factor At1g61730, translated as MAPKKRPTSPLEDDQKPSTQKQPEDKVAHEEEDEDDSSEEEEEEEGSSSEEEEEEEEEEKDQSQTASKNPPPSTPISNPKPASESESESGSESETDSQPEPTPPLNPKVVKPDASKPMKAQPKAQTQAQTYSILARSGTKRAAENENDSNRSKKKTIAVAVTTGGDSNDENENETEKDVKLTGEDSKKNTQRLFSEQDELTILKGLADFISKTKKDPLKDALAFHSFVKKSLSAEASSAQLKRKVRTLKKKFETSDSFTKPHDKKAFKLFKKVWGNTSANEAEENGKITKGAKKELVISNKKEAAKVKTVVDNSLIVSELFRFGVFAGSSVLNKDAMERLLELIEESKRVEFVEKWKQVQIAEMELLVRRSQLAKEQSNLLLQALKKSSK; from the coding sequence ATGGCACCAAAGAAACGCCCCACTTCTCCTCTCGAGGATGATCAGAAACCTTCAACCCAAAAGCAACCAGAAGACAAAGTAGCTcacgaagaagaagatgaagatgattcatccgaagaagaagaagaagaagaaggttcatcatctgaagaagaagaagaagaagaagaagaagaaaaagatcaATCTCAAACCGCTTCCAAAAACCCTCCACCTTCTACTCCTATCTCAAACCCTAAACCGGCTTCTGAATCTGAATCCGAATCTGGATCAGAATCCGAAACTGATTCCCAACCAGAACCAACTCCACCTCTTAACCCCAAAGTTGTTAAACCAGACGCTTCCAAGCCAATGAAGGCCCAACCAAAGGCCCAAACCCAGGCCCAAACATATTCTATACTAGCCAGATCTGGAACTAAACGTGCCGCTGAAAACGAAAATGACTCAAACCGTTCAAAGAAGAAAACAATCGCCGTTGCCGTCACCACCGGTGGTGATTCCAACGACGAGAATGAGAATGAGACTGAGAAAGACGTGAAATTGACTGGTGAAGACTCAAAGAAGAATACTCAGAGACTTTTCAGCGAACAAGATGAGCTTACTATTCTCAAAGGACTCGCTGATTTCATTTCCAAAACTAAAAAGGATCCGTTGAAGGATGCATTGGCATTTCATAGTTTTGTGAAGAAATCGCTTAGCGCTGAAGCTAGCAGCGCACAATTGAAGAGGAAGGTTCGTACATTGAAGAAGAAGTTTGAAACTAGTGACAGTTTCACTAAACCACATGATAAGAAAGCGTTCAAGCTTTTCAAGAAGGTTTGGGGTAATACTAGTGCAAATGAAGCTGAAGAAAATGGAAAAATTACAAAGGGTGCTAAGAAAGAATTAGTTATATCTAATAAGAAGGAAGCTGCAAAAGTGAAAACTGTTGTTGATAATAGTTTGATTGTGAGTGAACTGTTTCGTTTTGGTGTTTTTGCTGGTTCGTCTGTTTTGAATAAGGATGCTATGGAAAGGTTGTTGGAATTGATCGAGGAATCGAAGAGGGTTGAATTCGTGGAAAAGTGGAAGCAGGTTCAAATTGCTGAAATGGAGTTGCTTGTGAGACGTTCACAGCTGGCTAAGGAACAATCTAACTTGTTATTGCAGGCACTCAAGAAATCAAGCAAGTAG